gatattgatatcAAAGAAATGATTCTTGGTTGTTTTAGTCAATCACCCTCTCCATGTTTAAACTCTGTGCTTTTGTGAACGATCGTTGTGTTGgattataagaaaaaatgttttgagtcAAATATATATCGACAAAGATGAagtttaggaaaattatatatatatatatatatatatatatatatatatatatatataagaaaactgATTTTCTGCAATTGCTTGGTTCCCAAGAAAATATACAAAGTAATCAAGACTTTCTTAATGACGCATAATCCTATTAAGACTACATTATCTAATttagaaatatatttttgtataagaATGTCTAGTTGTGAGCTATATACTGTTTTTGACATCTAAAATGAACAAAAGTAGAATAGATGAATAGATGAATttcattagaattttttgttaatttttgtcaaaatttacaaaatatcatttttttttataaacaaaataaaaaaaaattacaaatattcaTGTAGGTATCTTTGCAAATTCTATTAAATCTTAACCAACGCCTGAatcttgcaattttttattttattttattttaaataaaaaacagaggtattttataaattttgaaaatatttaacaaaaaattctaatggagagggacattgcaaaaaattaaaagttcaatgccctaaataaattgagaatttttaaacattaagacGTAATATCAAAGAGGAatgctaagcttacaaacaaattttacaaaaaataaaaaaaagattattacaACATGATGTAACGCAAcatgattataaaaaaatataaatttaacttttgagaaCCCCAATCATATTATGCCGCATCATGTTGTAAACGTTTTTTTGGTAAACCTAGCATTTATTAATATCAAAATGCTGGAAAGTTAATGAGGCCTTGGGAAGTTTTCCTATTACTTAATTTAATGTTCCATCAACTTTTTTGAACAAATCAAAACGTTTGTGAAATGTCAATTATACcacaaagaaaatatttaaaggactttttaataacatatcaaAAGCATGGAatgattttcatatattttttctaataaaataaaagaaaggaacgACGCTGACTAGTCCAAACTCAATTTTATCACCATGTTTGACTCAAGGATGAGGGTCAagggagaaaatgaaaaggggaaaaaggagACAAGGGAAAGTTTTAAAAGCCAATTTCGAATCTAAAAGGAGAGGGAAAGTAAAGGGAAGAGATGGTGAGGCTATTTTCAATCAAACAAATCTCTCACTTTCCAAAACAAAAGACAATATTTGAAGATGTGTGGataatgaaaacaaatatttttttcacactaAATTCACATCTTTAAAGACGTGGATCTATAATTGTCATTTGTTACGTCATCTTAATTGTATGACATTTATGTAGGATCATTTGGTATCTCAGCCCGGAACCttataagacaaaaatgtcttttatatTAGGTTGTAGAAATTTACTTTAATCTAATTATATAAAATTGTTATGTGTTTCTTGAgtatatacaaaataataaaaaaaaaaaatagttatatttaAAAACAAGATAATTTTACATACTAGTTAAAAATTTACGATAACAAAAGTGAATTGCTTTCAGCTTGGCTTTGGTTGTACTCGGAAACCAACATCCTAAGGTGAAATAGGTACAAGGAAAGAGCAATAGACCGGACCAATTTATAAAAACGAAACCATCCCTCTAAAGCTTCCATAACTAAAACAAATAGGTATAGGGAGAAGGAATCTCCTTAGTTCAATTGGCCAAAGGCCCAAAGCATTACTCTGTTAACTAGAATGTGTTTTATTCACACAAGGAATATTTCAATTGAGAAGATTTGTCGGCATGTGGAAAAACTATTTTAGAAAGATGCTTTTCGAGGTGTTACGTGCTAAAAGACATGTAACAATTTTAATGCTTTATTTTAATCAAACAACCACAATAAAAGAGATAAATGTTAGAAAATAATTATATCAAACATTCATACGACCATCAACTAactcttgataaaaaaaattcttaattttttgttagaGAAATATTACGAGTACCAAAATGATGTAGAGCTAATTATTTGGTACCTGTAACatttatttcttattaattaTTGTAATCCTCTCCAATATATAACTTCCACATCAtcttaatatttatcttttggcaaaaaatgtagaaaaaagaaaaaaaaaaattagtcagtgtaatttacttgatttacaattagtttAATGTGGTATTAAAATCAATTCAAAGGTCACTGAGGTATGcgaaaaaaacaatttagttcaTATAGTTAAAtttcgtccactaatttaatagattctATTAGTGTAACACTAACTTAAATcggacaagtatcacaattttattcattttaaggTTTCACGTTATCAGAATATattaagtcagtgaacgaaatttgacaataagaattaaattatttttttgatataatttattttttattttttcagttaaCAAGGATTAATGCAAATGTTAGTTAAAAGTGCAATACACGATAGACTTGGTCCACGTGCATATCACTCAAACAGAATCAGCATGCTCGTCACCCATCCCAACCACACACGTGTCCCTTTCGACCGGTCCCCATTGACGTGCCTGCACCGAATAATCAACGAAGAAAACCACCTCTGCACCTCACCTAATGAtttaggtctctctctctctctctctctctaagcgaGAAGTCATTTCTCTGTACCGtccattctctctttctctccacgTTCCCAGCTCCATAAAAACCTAATTACCCTCTCCAGGTCAGGATTTTGCAGATCCTTGTAACCAAACACCGACTGGGTCCCTTTCTCTCTGGAAAAATTCCCCTTTTGAATTGATTTTCTGGAGAAAGTTTGGGTTAGGTTTCCGAGAAGAGACGGATAATGAGCTTCCAGGATCTCGAGGCGGGCCGCCCCTTGTCTTCGAGGCGAGACCGCATCAATGGCAAGCAGGACTCCACCCAAGCCGTCGCCTCCGGGATCTTCCAGATCAACACCGCCGTGTCCACGTTTCAGCGGCTCGTCAACACGCTCGGTACTCCCAAGGACACGCCCGAGCTTCGCGAGAAGCTGTGAGTTCCATTTTCCGGAAAATTATAGGGTTGTGTGCATTTACTTGATACACGTGTAGAGGATATATAATTCGTATTTGTAGGTTGAATTGTATGCGAATTGGGTTATCGTTTGGTCGAATTGACTTTTTGTGTTCAAATTGGGGTTTTTacggttcttttttttttttttggggtgcgGAAGGGGTAATGATTGATTTTGGGATTTGGATCATTGGGTTTGAACAAGCTATAATGTATTATTATGATTTCAAGGCCTACAATGTATAATCTATTAAAGGAGAAATGCTATATGCACTCCCAAGTTTACTTCCTGAATGTGGATTTTTAGTGCCGCGTCGGTGAGTGAGGGGagtgtgcacttgtgagtgtgaAGTTGGGAgtgcatgtagcatttctcgTATATTAAATTATGTATTTTTGGCTAGCATTTGGGAAGTAAATCTATTGCTTTTGTGGGAGATAGTCTGTGTTAAGTTTCGCATTTGAAGGCAGTGCTGGTGGACGAGGATTTGTATTGTAGGTAGAGGAATTTTGATGTAATGTATGTTAGGGAAACTTATAGGTGAGAATAATTTGTTACTGTGAATGCGCGCAGTTAGTTTATTCGGCCTCTTTGATCTTTCTAGTACGCAGAAATTCTACTATAAAGTGTAAACTGCATTTCTGTGCGCTTTCTTAGGCCTAAAAGTAAAGGGCTCAGGACTTCACTTTAAGACAAAGAGGGGCTTTTATTTCTCCAATCTACCCTTTTTGTCAACGTGCATGCTTGGGGGTTACGAAGTCAATTTTTATTTCCGCTTAGCATTATGCTTGTTATGCATATGCTCTCTAGTTATCTTCCTAGCCAAGTTCTAACACTCGGGGTTCTTGTGTAATTTTTGGAATTTACCATGTTTGCAGTGGAATTTATACATAAATGTTTTGATTTATGTATCCTTATAGGCCATCATTTCTGTGCAACTATCTTATTTCTTTAAGTTTGTTATCATAAATCTTTTGATCTTTGTCAAGAAAATCATGGCATGATGAATTTCCATATTTAGTGGtcctcatttcattttttttttttttttatttaaaacttgCAGGCACAAGACAAGGCTACATATTGGGCAATTGGTGAAGGATACTTCAGCCAAACTTAAGCAAGCTAGTGAAATAGATCATAATGTAGAAGTTAATGTAAGTAGTTTATAATGcagagctctctctctctcttcctctccttAGCGCACACCTGCCTTATCCGAGAGTGCGGTACACGGGACCGGGGTTTACTTTgtaggggtgggtccgaagggcccttCCTTGGAGAGGTTCTCCCCGACATAGAAGCACACTTGGGTGGTGCTAAAATTGgatcaaaatgatttttgaatttaaaatcttttgccttgtttttgtcatttaatTCTGATTTCAAGAGTATAACGGTCCTCAATGTCTCTCATCTAATTTCAGgccaacaaaaaaattgctgaTGCTAAACTTGCAAAAGATTTTCAAGCAGTGCTGAAAGAATTTCAGAAGGCTCAACGGCTGGCAGCTGAGCGGGAAACAGCATACAATCCTTTTGTTCCCCAAGCAGTTCTTCCTTCTAGGTAATAGGTGTCGGAAAGTTTAATGATTAAGCATGCATCTTTGTTAGTTCCTTCCTTTATTGTctgtgattatttttttttgttggtgcaTGCTTGCAAGAaagcaaatttttgaaaagtgaaCTGATTCTACTaaattaatgagaatactttaaaaatggaatattttttttgggtgtagAAATCTGTCTCAAAATCCTTTTTCAGGATTTATTGTTTCTTTAGTATTTGCTTGTTCAACTCACCCAGTGGTTGTCAATGCGTTATACTGTATAATTTTGAACTTGACTTGTATGTATCTTACATGCATACATGCATACAATTCCATATTTGTATGTATCTTACATTTTGGTCATTTATGCTTCATACAGTTACACAGCCAGCGAGATAGATGTAAGCTCAAATAAGAGTCCAGAACAGCGTGCTATTCTTGTGGAATCTAGAAGGTGAGTTGTGTTTACTTCACCCATTTAGGtctttctttctcaaaaatttattgCAAAATTATTATTCTGTTTTTGTTCAATCTACATTCTCCAATTTTCTTGGTCTTTGAGGGCTTCTATATTATGTtgcatttcatttttatcttgtTTCAGAACTTATGGTTACACTTTTAGACTTAACCCAAAATATGTTCCTTTGCTAATCTAAGTACAAGATGATACCTTGGACGCGTGTAGCTATCAAGTTGTATGcattcttttgtctttttgtttctttgttttcttggtGAGGCTCCAAGTGAGATTGATATATGATTTCCCTTGAAGAAGAGAATATTTTTGAACTGAGAATTTGAGGAAAAATACTTCAACCTCTCCTAGATTCTAACGAAAAAAATTCTTGGACCtcctcatttaaaaaaatttatttaaggcTCCCATGTGTTTCATTTGTGGCAAACACTTTTGATCGAGACCATCATTAGCACACAGGAAAACTATTAAtggcattttaaaaataattggaaATGCCCAAAACACCCTTAGTTGTTGCTAGAAGattcataataatattttatatcattactcaaaaCTTTCAAACCTGTACCCTACACATGCAgttgtattttaaattttttttccccaaaatgaAGCACAACCCTAATTATTGTAAAAAATGGACTAAGGGCAGGATCATCATCATATGATTTCTATTGACTGAATCCTCTGACATGGACTAAAGTGTAATTTTAGAAAACACAAGGGAGGTCTTGAAGTAACATTTGAAATAATCCTATTTTCCTTTTCATAATGTGATTGCTACATATTTAGTGCCAAAAGGATGTTGGTGTTGAAACCTCAAATACAGATCCCATTGTCCATCTGGGGAGTTGAAGGCCCCCACTGCCTTTGCTTTGTGTCTTGATTTTATTCAAtgtccattgggaatgctctttgTTTATCTACTTTGGTTAAGAGAGTTTGCATCCAGGCATTGGTTTAACCAGTTGCTTAAATTGCATACCCTTAACTTTTAATGATTTGTGCTGCAGACAGGAGGTCTTGCTGTTGGACAATGAGATTGCCTTCAATGAAGCTGTAATTGAGGAAAGAGAGCAAGGCATACAAGAAATCCAACATCAAATTGGTGAAGTGAATGAGATCTTTAAAGATCTTGCCATTCTGGTCCACGAGCAAGGAGCCATGATTGGTAAGTCATCTAGCTTATTATCTACAAGTCACCAATATTTGTCTTTCTGGCTCATGTTGTCACACATCAAGCATATTTATTTTTGCCAGATGATATTGGCTCCAATATTGAGGGTGCTCAGTCTGCAACTTCACAAGGGAAGTCTCAACTTGTGAAAGCCGCGAAGACACAAAGATCAAATTC
This genomic interval from Corylus avellana chromosome ca3, CavTom2PMs-1.0 contains the following:
- the LOC132174679 gene encoding syntaxin-22-like; amino-acid sequence: MSFQDLEAGRPLSSRRDRINGKQDSTQAVASGIFQINTAVSTFQRLVNTLGTPKDTPELREKLHKTRLHIGQLVKDTSAKLKQASEIDHNVEVNANKKIADAKLAKDFQAVLKEFQKAQRLAAERETAYNPFVPQAVLPSSYTASEIDVSSNKSPEQRAILVESRRQEVLLLDNEIAFNEAVIEEREQGIQEIQHQIGEVNEIFKDLAILVHEQGAMIDDIGSNIEGAQSATSQGKSQLVKAAKTQRSNSSLTCLLLVIFGIVLLIVIIVLAA